The Colias croceus chromosome 3, ilColCroc2.1 genome includes a region encoding these proteins:
- the LOC123706093 gene encoding uncharacterized protein LOC123706093 encodes MAQLHESLQFHSAKLDEAMECIEGFKKTIKALERKNTELINKNNNLETRVGALEQRIQEAEQEKLGKYIEISNIPNQTKEDIQLITENIANKLNQAKQDIKSARRLQGRKEQTANILIELIDEEVKEKWMTAARNTKLIVAAVIPNEKTNNNAVYVREAMTKHHKQLFWNAKQELKNNLNYKYVWFKRGLIKARKGDNDKIITLRSIKDIHALTNNKE; translated from the coding sequence ATGGCGCAGCTACACGAATCCTTGCAATTTCATAGCGCAAAACTCGATGAGGCTATGGAATGCATCGAGGgcttcaaaaaaacaattaaagctCTCGAGAGGAAGAACACagaacttataaataaaaataacaacctTGAAACACGTGTCGGCGCCCTGGAACAACGGATACAGGAGGCGGAACAGGAGAAGCTAGGAAAATACAtcgaaatatcaaatataccAAACCAAACAAAGGAAGACATTCAATTAATTACTGAAAATATCGCAAATAAACTTAACCAGGCTAAACAGGACATCAAAAGTGCACGGAGACTACAGGGGCGGAAGGAGCAAACAGCAAATATACTAATTGAACTGATTGACGAAGAAGTGAAGGAAAAATGGATGACAGCAGCTAGAAATACAAAGTTAATAGTTGCAGCAGTAATTCCGAACGAAAAAACTAACAACAACGCTGTCTATGTACGCGAAGCCATGACAAAGCATCATAAGCAATTGTTCTGGAATGCCAAACAGGAGTTGAAAAATAATCTCAACTACAAATATGTGTGGTTTAAAAGGGGACTAATCAAAGCACGCAAAGGAGacaatgataaaattattactctACGGTCCATTAAAGATATACATGCATTGACTAACAACaaggaataa